A DNA window from Onthophagus taurus isolate NC chromosome 1, IU_Otau_3.0, whole genome shotgun sequence contains the following coding sequences:
- the LOC111422057 gene encoding protein FAM98A: MDDLLKSLDDMGYTGELLDATLLEKALNDGPKSIEYTKLIEEITSSLRDLCKIDEQVNAISSPEDSAAFLMELSSFLKELGCPYESLTHGHITDRLSNVNECKILLEYLITELMAARIIADNKPDETISLKIKESTEALNLKKIMLRLGLPKPPANLKISNMFIRITQIIETAIKKNGADFIGKPIFNLPLSDKQWHVLEQVQKDLHVEYTIRRQMLLKRLDCTVQSFQWSDKMKGREDQITKTFNETRKQLKIEPDVHISDLLSAREDLAIIEKTSNASVRKHTKSSINKVIIGQVPDRGGRTNELAPPPPEMPSWQQRTPGPSGGAPRGGRGGGGRGRDQHHGGMQSNDYNRGGGNDYSSQRGDYNNQRGGDYNRGGRSDYNNQRGGNYNQGHNYNQGNYQSQSSYDNRPPSSSSYTSFDSAGSYGVYQDSKRPKTYDNFQTQKQGYADQYVQESQQNQQYHRGGGRGGRGGRGRSNYNRGGY, translated from the exons atggatgatttattaaaatctttagaTGATATGGG TTATACAGGGGAATTACTTGATGCAACGTTATTAGAAAAAGCTTTAAACGATGGCCCTAAAAGCATTGAATATACTAAATTAATAGAAGAAATAACAAGTAGCTTAAGAGATTTGTGTAAGATTGATGAACAAGTCAACGCTATATCAAGTCCTGAGGATTCTGCAgcttttttaatggaattaagTTCATTTTTAAAGGAGTTGGGGTGTCCCTATGAAAGTCTTACCCATGGACATATCACAGATCGCTTGTCTAATGTAAATGAATGTAAAATTCTGTTGGAGTACCTCATTACAGAATTAATGGCTGCCAGAATTATTGCAGATAATAAACCTGATGAaacaatatcattaaaaatt AAAGAGAGTACTGAAGCTTTGAACTTGAAAAAGATCATGCTACGTTTAGGTCTACCTAAACCAcctgcaaatttaaaaatttccaataTGTTTATTAGAATTACGCAAATTATTGAGACAGCAATTAAGAAAAATGGTGCGGATTTTATTGGTAAACCTATATTTAATTTACCCTTAAGTGATAAACAATGGCATGTATTAGAACAAGTGCAGAAAGATCTTCATGTGGAATATACAATTCGAAGGCAAATGTTACTCAAGAGATTAGATTGTACTGTACAATCATTTCAG TGGTCTGATAAAATGAAAGGTAGAGAAGATCAAATTACAAAGACTTTTAATGAAACTCGAAagcaattaaaaatagaaccTGATGTGCACATTTCTGATTTGTTAAGTGCCCGAGAAGATCTTGCCATAATAGAAAAAACTAGTAACGCCTCCGTCAGAAAACACacaaaatcatcaataaataaagtaatcaTTGGTCAAGTACCAGATAGAGGTGGTAGAACGAATGAATTAGCTCCACCACCACCAGAAATGCCATCTTGGCAACAACGTACACCTGGTCCAAGTGGCGGCGCTCCAAGAGGTGGTAGAGGTGGTGGAGGACGTGGAAGAGATCAGCATCATGGAGGAATGCAAAGTAATGATTATAATCGTGGCGGTGGAAATGATTATAGTAGTCAAAGAGGTGATTATAATAACCAAAGAGGTGGTGATTATAATCGTGGAGGTAGAAGTGATTACAATAATCAAAGAGGAGGTAATTATAATCAAGGTCATAATTACAATCAAGGAAATTATCAATCTCAATCAAGTTATGATAATAGACCGCCAAGTAGTAGTAGTTATACTAGTTTTGATAGCGCTGGAAGCTATGGCGTTTATCAAGATTCAAAGCGACCGAAAACTTATGATAACTTCCAAACTCAAAAACAGGGTTATGCAGATCAATATGTCCAGGAAAGTCAACAAAATCAGCAGTATCATCGTGGAGGTGGTAGAGGAGGAAGAGGTGGGCGCGGAAGATCTAATTACAATCGAGGTGGATACTAA
- the LOC111422259 gene encoding retinol dehydrogenase 11-like — MVPYVPTFVYYAIPAAIILYSLRKYRESKWGRCKNKVSLQGKIVIVTGANCGIGYEIAKEFSKRGAKVILACRSEDAALNAILKIEKEINAKQDLVFMELDLASLISIKQFADKINQQYDKIHILVNNAGVSYPDDSDAVTKDGYEIHFGVNHLGHFFLTNLLLDKLENGNPSRVVIVSSLLHQKGAIEFDSYDKIVGTKNLYANSKLMNMYFCKELSKKVKDRGINVYAVCPGWVFTSLFRHNMKRIVKYFVFILPVAFLYMRTANQGAQTAIYCATEPNLSDESGGFYRDCDKFESKVQFCEVLSKKLWATSVKSIEESGFKV; from the exons ATGGTTCCTTACGTTCCAACCTTTGTCTATTATGCCATTCCTGCTGCTATAATTCTATACAGCTTaagaaaatatagagaaagtaAATGGGGAAGATGCAAAAATAAGGTGTCTTTACAGGGTAAAATAGTTATTGTGACTGGAGCAAATTGTGGTATTGGTTATGAAATTGCTAAGGAATTTTCTAAACGTGGTGCTAAAGTTATTTTAGCCTGCAGGAGTGAGGATGCTGCTCTAAACGCAAtacttaaaattgaaaaagaaattaatgctAAACAAGATTTG gTATTTATGGAGTTAGATTTGGCTTctttaatttccataaaacaATTTGCTGATAAAATAAACCAACAATACGACAAAATACACATATTAGTAAATAACGCTGGAGTCTCATACCCAGATGATTCTGATGCAGTAACAAAAGATGGATACGAAATTCACTTTGGTGTTAATCATTTGGGTCATTTTTTCTTGACCAATTTACTGTTGGATAAGCTTGAAAATGGAAATCCTAGCCGTGTAGTGATAGTATCATCACTATTGCATCAAAAGGGAGCCATAGAATTTGATAGTTATGATAAAATCGTTGGCACAAAAAATTTGTATGCCAATTCCAAATTGATGAATATGTATTTTTGCAAAGAAttaagtaaaaaagtaaaggATAGAGGAATTAATGTATATGCTGTGTGTCCTGGTTGGGTTTTCACTTCTTTATTTAGACATAATATGAAAagaattgtaaaatatttcgtttttattttaccaGTGGCGTTTTTATACATGAGGACAGCTAATcag ggaGCTCAAACTGCAATTTATTGTGCTACCGAACCCAACTTAAGCGATGAATCTGGCGGATTTTACCGAGATTGTGATAAATTTGAGTCTAAAGTACAATTTTGCGAAGTCCTATCTAAAAAACTATGGGCTACAAGTGTAAAATCTATTGAAGAAAGCggatttaaagtttaa